The following are encoded in a window of Prevotella melaninogenica genomic DNA:
- a CDS encoding DUF6452 family protein, with the protein MNYSKIKHIVSKAFLITLLFGGIIWMSSCSDIDCPVTNGVWANYVVQGDTLHDTLTISVIRENKTDTILLNKQVNTTKFSLPMSYSGDSDKLRFVFISKAGVTTVDTVTVSKTNISHFESVDCPPAFFHTLTAVSAKGTRVSQVEISNPNIDYDGTKEHILITFTNP; encoded by the coding sequence ATGAACTATAGCAAGATTAAGCATATAGTAAGTAAAGCTTTCTTGATTACTCTTCTCTTTGGAGGAATAATCTGGATGAGTTCTTGTTCTGATATTGATTGTCCTGTAACCAATGGTGTATGGGCTAATTATGTTGTACAGGGCGATACTTTGCACGATACACTTACTATCTCGGTAATACGTGAGAACAAAACAGATACGATTTTGTTGAATAAACAGGTTAACACGACAAAATTCAGTTTGCCTATGAGCTATAGTGGCGATAGTGACAAGTTACGCTTTGTGTTCATAAGTAAGGCTGGGGTAACAACTGTTGATACTGTTACGGTGTCAAAGACAAATATAAGTCATTTTGAGAGTGTTGACTGTCCGCCAGCATTCTTTCATACCCTTACTGCCGTATCAGCAAAGGGTACACGTGTGAGTCAGGTTGAAATCAGTAATCCTAATATTGATTATGATGGTACGAAAGAACATATACTTATCACTTTTACTAATCCTTAA
- a CDS encoding glycosyltransferase family 2 protein has product MDISVIIPLYNEEESLPELHAWIQRVMNANGFTYEIIFINDGSKDRSWDVIEDLHHKDAEHVHAIKFRRNYGKSPALYCGFNAAQGDVVITMDADLQDSPDEIPELYRMIMEEKYDLVSGYKQKRYDPLTKTIPTKLFNATARKISGVHNLHDFNCGLKAYRRDVVKNIEVYGEMHRYIPYLAKEAGFVRIGEKVVQHQARKYGKSKFGINRFFNGYLDLLTLWFLTNFGKKPMHVFGLMGSFMFFIGFIAFLWLIVEKVFMLVNGVYGDLLSDHASFFIALVAMVLGTQLFLAGFIGDLISRSNPRRNDYQIEKEM; this is encoded by the coding sequence ATGGATATATCAGTAATTATTCCTCTTTACAATGAGGAAGAAAGTTTACCAGAATTACACGCGTGGATTCAGCGCGTGATGAACGCTAATGGCTTTACGTATGAAATAATATTTATCAATGACGGCTCTAAAGATAGGAGTTGGGATGTCATTGAGGATTTACATCATAAAGATGCGGAACATGTTCATGCTATAAAGTTCCGTCGTAACTATGGTAAGAGCCCTGCGCTCTACTGTGGCTTTAATGCTGCTCAAGGTGATGTTGTTATTACGATGGATGCTGACTTGCAGGATTCTCCTGACGAGATACCAGAACTTTATCGTATGATAATGGAGGAGAAGTATGACCTTGTCAGTGGTTATAAGCAGAAACGTTATGACCCATTGACAAAGACTATACCAACAAAACTTTTTAATGCTACGGCTCGTAAGATTAGTGGTGTACATAATTTGCATGACTTTAATTGCGGCTTGAAAGCCTATCGTCGTGATGTAGTGAAGAATATTGAAGTATATGGTGAGATGCACCGTTATATCCCTTATCTTGCAAAAGAAGCAGGCTTTGTTCGTATAGGTGAGAAGGTTGTACAGCATCAAGCACGTAAGTATGGTAAATCAAAGTTTGGAATTAATCGTTTCTTCAATGGTTATCTTGACCTATTGACACTCTGGTTTCTCACCAACTTTGGTAAGAAGCCAATGCATGTCTTTGGTTTGATGGGCTCGTTTATGTTCTTCATTGGCTTTATAGCATTCCTTTGGCTGATTGTAGAAAAGGTTTTTATGCTTGTTAATGGTGTATATGGCGACCTACTTTCTGATCATGCTTCCTTCTTTATCGCTCTTGTTGCGATGGTATTGGGTACACAGCTTTTCCTTGCCGGCTTTATTGGCGACCTTATCAGTCGCAGTAATCCACGCAGAAATGACTATCAGATAGAGAAAGAAATGTAG
- a CDS encoding DUF4199 domain-containing protein, translated as MIYEDFKQLTAYTRYDGIYLAIIWAASFACLLGITILPVLAQFSFLLSISTPFFVAYRLKIFREEGRNGVISFRCSLFYCVRVFFNAAIIFSLLQWLYMHYLDNGKLLMMVTNLYSSNEGKSTLAAIGVPYDQFIAALPEAFQPYSLASSTFVTAVMLGGLCSLFIAAIMSKKGKRQIS; from the coding sequence ATGATTTATGAAGATTTTAAACAACTGACAGCTTATACTCGATATGATGGTATTTATCTTGCTATCATTTGGGCAGCAAGTTTCGCATGCTTGTTGGGTATAACCATTCTGCCAGTTTTGGCACAATTTAGTTTTTTACTCTCTATTTCAACTCCTTTCTTTGTTGCTTATCGATTGAAGATTTTTCGTGAGGAGGGACGTAATGGAGTTATATCTTTTCGTTGTAGTCTTTTTTATTGTGTACGTGTTTTCTTTAATGCTGCAATTATCTTTAGCTTGCTGCAATGGCTTTATATGCATTATCTTGATAATGGGAAATTACTCATGATGGTTACTAATCTCTATTCCAGTAATGAGGGAAAAAGCACTCTCGCAGCTATAGGTGTTCCATATGACCAGTTTATAGCAGCGTTGCCAGAGGCTTTTCAACCCTACTCGTTAGCCTCAAGCACTTTTGTTACTGCCGTAATGTTAGGTGGCTTATGCTCTCTATTTATTGCAGCTATTATGTCTAAGAAAGGCAAGAGACAGATATCTTAA
- a CDS encoding HAD family hydrolase — protein sequence MKDISLIAFDADDTLWECQTYFEAVEKEYCELLKSYASADEISKALFAVETANMPLLGYGSKAFLLSLLENAIEVSGGRLKADEVEKIIKLGKELLQLPGKPMDGVEETLKVLHERGEYHLVVFTKGELLDQENKFHRSGLKPYFDDIIVVSDKTEASYYQLCERFSINVEQLLMVGNSFRSDIEPVLKLGGWAAHIPFHTTWQHEVVEEYEHPHLLKLEYFTQLKQVL from the coding sequence ATGAAAGATATATCATTAATAGCCTTTGATGCAGATGATACTCTGTGGGAGTGTCAAACTTATTTTGAGGCGGTAGAGAAAGAGTATTGTGAGCTATTAAAGTCATACGCCTCAGCCGATGAAATTTCTAAAGCTCTTTTTGCTGTTGAAACAGCAAATATGCCACTTTTAGGTTATGGGAGTAAGGCTTTCTTATTATCTTTATTGGAGAATGCAATAGAGGTAAGTGGGGGAAGGTTAAAAGCAGATGAGGTTGAGAAGATTATAAAATTAGGGAAAGAACTTCTCCAATTACCAGGCAAGCCAATGGATGGAGTTGAAGAAACTTTGAAGGTTTTACATGAGAGAGGAGAATACCATTTAGTTGTCTTTACAAAAGGTGAACTGCTTGATCAAGAAAATAAGTTTCATCGTTCAGGCTTAAAGCCATATTTTGATGATATTATAGTTGTCTCAGATAAGACAGAGGCATCTTATTACCAATTGTGTGAGAGGTTTTCTATTAATGTTGAGCAGTTATTGATGGTGGGTAATTCTTTTCGTTCGGATATAGAACCTGTATTAAAACTCGGTGGTTGGGCAGCTCATATTCCTTTTCATACAACATGGCAGCATGAAGTTGTAGAGGAGTATGAACACCCTCATTTGTTAAAGTTGGAGTATTTTACACAGTTGAAGCAAGTTTTGTAA
- the nrdD gene encoding anaerobic ribonucleoside-triphosphate reductase encodes MEMKNFTITKRDGSKDRFSLDKIMNAILKAFESVNEPTDLGTLSKIIANLNIQNDIKVEDIQNQVELALMKEGYYQVAKSFIVYRQQHTEDRETLEKMKFLSDYCVASNAATGSKFDANANVEHKNIATLIGELPKQGFIRLNRRLLVDRIKKMYGKDLADEYIDLLNHHFIYKNDETNLANYCASITMYPWLIGGTNSIGGNSTAPTNLKSFCGGFINMVFMVSSMLAGACATPEFLMYMNYFIQKEYGKDYWERADEVVDLSLRKRTIDKVITDYFEQIVYSLNQPTGARNYQAIFWNISYYDRPYFESLFGNFYFPDGSQPDWESLSWLQKRFMTWFNQERLKTVLTFPVETMALLAENGDCKDKEWGDFAAKMYSEGHSFFTYMSDNADSLSSCCRLRNEIQDNGFSYTLGAGGVSTGSKSVLTINLNRCIQYAVNNNLDYKEYLTHIIELCHKVQLAYNENLKELLRNHMLPLFDAGYINIDRQYLTIGINGLVEAAEFMGLDITPNEDYKKFVQTVLGLIETQNKAFRTKEAMFNCEMIPAENVGVKHAKWDSEDGYFVPRNCYNSYFYRVEDNSLTILDKFKLHGAPYIEHLTGGSALHMNLEEHLSEPQYRQLLRVAAQEGCNYFTFNIPNTVCNDCGHIDKRYMHECPHCHSQNVDYLTRIIGYMKRVSNFSVPRQEEAHRRFYAGEDKYTVNTTNEKLCEETVTETKKA; translated from the coding sequence ATGGAAATGAAGAACTTTACAATCACAAAACGTGATGGGTCAAAGGATCGGTTCTCCCTCGACAAAATTATGAATGCTATTCTCAAGGCATTCGAAAGTGTCAACGAACCTACTGATTTGGGTACTTTATCAAAAATCATCGCTAACTTGAATATTCAAAACGACATCAAGGTAGAAGACATCCAGAATCAGGTTGAGTTGGCACTTATGAAAGAAGGCTATTATCAGGTAGCAAAAAGTTTCATCGTTTATCGTCAACAACATACTGAAGACCGTGAAACTCTTGAAAAGATGAAGTTTCTTTCTGACTATTGTGTTGCGTCAAATGCAGCTACAGGTTCAAAATTTGATGCCAATGCAAATGTTGAACATAAGAACATCGCAACACTTATTGGCGAACTTCCTAAACAGGGATTCATTCGTCTCAACCGCAGACTACTTGTTGATCGTATTAAGAAGATGTATGGTAAGGACTTGGCTGATGAGTATATTGACCTTCTAAACCACCATTTTATATATAAGAATGACGAGACAAACCTCGCCAACTATTGTGCATCCATCACTATGTACCCTTGGCTTATTGGAGGTACAAATTCAATTGGTGGAAATTCGACTGCGCCAACAAATCTGAAAAGTTTCTGTGGTGGCTTTATTAATATGGTATTCATGGTGTCATCTATGCTTGCTGGAGCTTGCGCTACGCCAGAATTCTTGATGTACATGAACTACTTTATCCAAAAGGAATATGGTAAAGACTACTGGGAGCGTGCTGATGAAGTTGTTGATCTTAGCCTAAGAAAGCGTACCATTGACAAGGTGATTACTGATTACTTTGAGCAGATAGTTTATTCACTGAACCAGCCTACAGGTGCCCGCAACTATCAAGCGATATTCTGGAACATTTCTTATTATGACCGCCCATACTTCGAGTCACTCTTCGGAAACTTCTATTTCCCAGATGGCTCACAGCCTGACTGGGAGAGCCTTTCATGGTTACAAAAACGCTTTATGACTTGGTTCAACCAAGAGCGTCTAAAGACTGTTCTCACCTTCCCTGTTGAAACAATGGCTTTGTTAGCAGAGAATGGTGATTGCAAGGATAAGGAATGGGGTGACTTTGCCGCTAAGATGTATTCTGAGGGACATAGTTTCTTCACATACATGAGCGATAATGCCGACTCACTCAGTTCATGCTGTCGTCTGCGTAATGAGATTCAAGATAACGGCTTCTCTTATACGCTCGGTGCTGGTGGCGTCTCAACTGGATCAAAGAGTGTATTGACAATCAACCTCAATCGCTGTATTCAGTATGCAGTCAATAACAACCTTGATTACAAGGAGTATCTGACGCATATTATCGAGTTGTGCCATAAGGTACAATTAGCATACAATGAAAACCTCAAAGAGTTACTACGTAATCACATGCTCCCACTCTTTGATGCTGGATACATCAACATTGATCGCCAGTATCTGACTATTGGTATCAATGGTCTCGTAGAGGCTGCAGAATTCATGGGACTTGACATCACACCGAATGAGGACTATAAGAAGTTCGTACAGACTGTACTTGGATTGATAGAAACACAGAATAAGGCTTTCCGTACAAAGGAAGCTATGTTCAACTGCGAGATGATTCCTGCAGAAAATGTGGGAGTAAAGCATGCTAAATGGGATTCAGAAGATGGGTATTTTGTTCCACGCAATTGCTACAACAGCTATTTCTATCGCGTTGAGGACAACTCGTTGACGATTCTTGACAAGTTCAAACTGCACGGAGCACCTTATATAGAACATCTAACTGGTGGTTCTGCACTTCACATGAACCTCGAAGAGCACCTCTCTGAGCCTCAGTATCGTCAGTTGTTGCGTGTCGCTGCACAGGAAGGTTGCAACTACTTCACATTCAACATTCCAAATACCGTCTGCAACGACTGCGGTCACATAGACAAACGTTATATGCACGAATGTCCACATTGTCATTCTCAGAATGTTGATTATCTCACTCGCATTATTGGTTACATGAAACGTGTTAGCAACTTCTCTGTACCTCGCCAGGAGGAAGCACACCGCCGTTTCTACGCAGGAGAAGATAAATATACAGTTAATACAACAAATGAGAAGTTATGTGAAGAAACGGTTACTGAAACCAAGAAAGCATAA
- a CDS encoding Imm50 family immunity protein codes for MMDITLFENVRSLTALYKNIPQLQDVEIINIIVVPGEDLELILTLDTSELPDKLPLKWLDCKVNTVQIEFDFIGVRIINFNIDNGSNYCFRIERLRGNEHIIILTNKANCDKIKFEARWAYIKI; via the coding sequence ATGATGGACATAACACTATTTGAAAATGTACGTAGTCTAACAGCACTATATAAAAACATACCTCAACTCCAAGATGTTGAAATAATAAACATTATCGTAGTTCCAGGCGAAGACCTCGAACTTATACTAACATTAGATACATCAGAACTTCCTGATAAATTACCTTTAAAATGGTTAGACTGCAAGGTAAATACAGTTCAAATTGAATTTGATTTTATAGGGGTGAGGATTATAAATTTTAATATAGATAATGGAAGTAATTATTGTTTTAGAATAGAGAGATTACGAGGAAATGAACATATCATTATTCTTACGAATAAAGCGAATTGTGATAAAATTAAATTTGAGGCAAGATGGGCGTATATAAAAATATAA
- a CDS encoding SMI1/KNR4 family protein, which translates to MNKTYRDLIYRFQNQGIEESQSTGAILIEKAPHIAPEAWLNTLYPPLSKNDVQALEKELGMEIPIDYKKFLLDVSNGLDILVGTFCLDGLRRNYKRSTDESRQPFSIITANIRERPRNATDDHFFIGGYDWDGSYLYIDKRTSTVHYCDRDDATSLFQWETFEQMLISELKRIYSLFDERGRKIDEDLYTTPIKR; encoded by the coding sequence ATGAATAAAACATATAGGGATTTAATTTATAGATTTCAGAACCAGGGTATTGAAGAATCCCAATCCACTGGTGCAATCCTTATAGAAAAAGCGCCCCATATAGCCCCCGAGGCTTGGCTAAACACCCTGTATCCTCCGCTAAGTAAGAACGATGTCCAAGCATTGGAGAAAGAATTGGGCATGGAAATTCCCATCGATTATAAAAAATTCTTGTTAGATGTAAGCAATGGCTTGGACATATTGGTTGGAACCTTTTGTTTAGACGGTTTAAGAAGAAACTATAAAAGAAGCACTGATGAAAGCCGCCAACCGTTTTCGATTATTACGGCAAACATTCGGGAAAGACCTCGAAATGCCACAGACGACCATTTCTTTATAGGCGGTTATGACTGGGACGGTTCTTATCTTTATATAGATAAAAGAACAAGCACCGTGCACTATTGTGATAGAGACGATGCAACCTCCCTATTCCAATGGGAAACGTTCGAGCAAATGCTTATATCAGAGTTAAAGAGGATATACTCACTGTTTGATGAGAGGGGAAGAAAAATAGATGAAGACCTTTATACCACCCCAATTAAAAGGTAA
- a CDS encoding glycosyltransferase family 117 protein → MKQFRLVDNIVGWLAFFVAAFVYCSTIEPTASFWDCPEFITTGYKLEIGHPPGAPFFMLTANLFSHFASDPTEVARMVNTMSALLSATCIMFLFWTITHLSRRLIVRDGEVPSLAKTIAIEGAGLVGALIYTFSDTFWFSAVEGEVYAYSSAFTAVVFWLILKWEDNADKPHSDRWLVLITYMTGLSIGVHLLNLLCIPAIALVYYYKKVPDANLKGSLFALLLSVVLVAAVLYGVVPGIITVGGWFELFFTNTLGMPFNTGTIIYIALLIASFIWGIYETYQDKNPRRQNIAFLAALGLIGIPFYGYGWTAFFTGLVVLALVYVLLQWQRPFNKDGKKQRVALVSSRIKNTALLCMLMLFIGYSSYAVIVIRSTANPPMDQNSPEDIFTLGSYLSRDQYGDRPLLYGQAYSSQPAVAEDGMHYKFDEGAPVYERKEKASKDEKDSYFIVRHKATQVFEQNMLFPRMYNPGSAGLYEQWMGGITGHDVDGVKMPTQWENLKFFLSYQCNFMYWRYFMWNFAGRQNDIQGNGEPEHGNWITGISFIDNSLYGDQNLLPDELKANKGHNVFYCLPLLLGLIGLFWQAWRGKRGIQQFWVVFFLFFMTGLAIVIYLNQTPSQPRERDYAYAASFYAYAIWCGLGVLALYDWARKLKVAPVLSASVISLVCLLVPIQMASQTWDDHDRSGRYTCRDFGQNYLNSLQQKGNPIIFTNGDNDTFPLWYNQEVEGVRTDTRVCNLSYLQTDWYIDQMRRPAYNSPSVPISWPRLDYVSGTNEYVQIQPEFKEQIREFYKQDPVSAKAQFGDDPFELKNILKYWVRSKNADSHVIPTDTIYMTIDKEAVRRSGMMRPGDSIPDRMVISLAGKQALYKNDLMMLEMIANCNWTRPLYVAVTVGAENFMNLGENFIQEGLVNRITPFSTMDNANSTGINMRNFDTEKTYDVMMNRFKWGGLSKPGLYIDETVARMCYTHRREMADLALHLIAKGEKAKALKVLQKAEKEIPSYNVPISYMSGSSDMARAYALLGQKVKARQLYDDLWKISLQYVNYYLSLDPRLFNMSQSSCKMNFQIMMNLVNENEQADREWANKHAAQLNNLFVRFKNRGGALM, encoded by the coding sequence ATGAAACAATTCAGACTGGTGGACAACATCGTCGGATGGCTTGCATTCTTTGTTGCAGCTTTCGTCTACTGTTCCACAATTGAACCGACAGCCAGTTTCTGGGACTGTCCCGAATTCATTACAACAGGCTATAAACTGGAGATTGGACACCCTCCTGGGGCACCATTCTTTATGCTTACAGCCAATCTCTTCTCACATTTTGCAAGCGACCCAACAGAGGTAGCACGTATGGTTAACACCATGAGCGCATTGCTTTCGGCAACGTGTATCATGTTCCTTTTCTGGACCATTACCCACCTCTCACGTCGACTGATTGTGCGTGATGGTGAAGTTCCTTCACTTGCAAAAACTATCGCCATCGAAGGTGCAGGCCTTGTTGGTGCACTGATTTATACTTTCAGTGACACTTTCTGGTTTTCAGCAGTTGAAGGCGAGGTATATGCCTATTCATCAGCATTTACAGCTGTTGTATTCTGGCTTATATTGAAATGGGAAGATAATGCAGACAAACCTCATTCTGACCGTTGGTTGGTACTGATTACCTATATGACTGGTCTGTCTATTGGTGTGCACCTACTCAACCTCCTTTGTATTCCAGCCATTGCACTGGTTTACTATTATAAGAAGGTGCCAGATGCAAACTTGAAAGGTTCACTCTTTGCCTTGCTCCTTTCAGTAGTCCTCGTTGCAGCCGTTCTGTATGGTGTTGTTCCAGGTATTATCACAGTAGGTGGATGGTTTGAGTTGTTCTTCACGAATACACTTGGCATGCCATTCAACACGGGTACCATTATTTATATAGCCTTACTTATTGCTTCCTTCATTTGGGGCATTTATGAGACATATCAGGATAAGAACCCACGCCGTCAAAATATAGCATTCTTGGCAGCACTGGGACTGATTGGTATTCCATTCTATGGCTATGGATGGACAGCATTCTTTACAGGACTTGTTGTTCTTGCACTCGTTTACGTACTGCTTCAGTGGCAACGTCCATTTAACAAGGATGGCAAAAAGCAGCGTGTTGCACTTGTTTCTTCACGCATAAAGAATACAGCTTTGCTTTGTATGCTGATGTTGTTTATCGGCTACTCTTCATATGCTGTAATCGTTATACGCTCAACAGCCAATCCACCAATGGATCAGAACTCACCAGAGGATATCTTTACTTTGGGTAGTTATCTGAGTCGTGACCAATATGGTGACCGTCCATTACTTTACGGACAGGCATACTCAAGTCAACCTGCTGTGGCAGAAGATGGTATGCACTATAAGTTTGATGAGGGTGCACCAGTTTATGAGCGTAAGGAGAAGGCGTCTAAAGACGAGAAAGACTCTTACTTCATTGTCCGTCATAAAGCAACACAGGTATTCGAACAGAATATGTTATTCCCACGTATGTACAACCCTGGTTCTGCAGGTCTATACGAACAGTGGATGGGTGGTATTACTGGACATGATGTTGATGGCGTAAAGATGCCTACACAATGGGAAAACTTAAAGTTCTTCCTTTCTTATCAGTGTAATTTCATGTACTGGCGTTACTTCATGTGGAACTTTGCAGGACGACAGAACGATATTCAAGGTAACGGTGAACCAGAACATGGTAACTGGATTACAGGTATATCATTCATTGACAATTCGCTTTATGGTGACCAAAACTTATTACCAGATGAGTTGAAAGCAAACAAGGGACACAACGTCTTCTATTGTCTACCATTATTGCTCGGATTAATCGGTCTTTTCTGGCAGGCATGGCGTGGAAAACGTGGTATACAACAGTTCTGGGTCGTATTCTTCTTGTTCTTTATGACTGGTCTTGCCATTGTTATCTACCTGAATCAGACACCAAGTCAGCCACGTGAACGTGACTATGCTTATGCTGCATCATTCTATGCATACGCTATCTGGTGTGGATTAGGAGTATTGGCACTCTACGACTGGGCACGTAAACTCAAGGTTGCACCAGTATTATCAGCCTCTGTCATCTCACTTGTTTGTCTGCTTGTTCCTATCCAGATGGCATCTCAGACATGGGATGACCACGATCGTTCAGGTCGATATACTTGCCGTGACTTTGGTCAGAACTATCTTAATTCATTACAGCAGAAGGGTAATCCTATCATCTTTACGAATGGTGACAACGATACCTTCCCACTTTGGTATAACCAAGAGGTTGAGGGAGTGCGTACAGATACACGTGTTTGTAACCTTTCTTATTTGCAGACAGACTGGTACATCGATCAAATGCGCCGTCCAGCATACAACTCACCAAGTGTACCTATCTCATGGCCACGCCTTGATTATGTAAGCGGAACAAATGAGTATGTACAGATTCAACCAGAATTCAAGGAACAAATACGAGAGTTCTATAAGCAGGATCCTGTTTCAGCAAAGGCACAATTTGGTGACGACCCATTTGAATTAAAGAATATTCTCAAGTATTGGGTACGTTCAAAGAATGCTGACAGCCATGTTATCCCTACTGATACCATCTACATGACTATCGATAAGGAGGCTGTTCGTCGCAGTGGTATGATGCGTCCAGGTGATTCTATTCCAGATCGAATGGTTATCTCATTGGCAGGAAAACAAGCTTTATACAAGAATGATTTGATGATGCTTGAGATGATTGCTAACTGTAACTGGACACGTCCTCTCTATGTAGCTGTAACCGTTGGAGCTGAGAACTTTATGAACTTAGGTGAAAACTTCATTCAAGAAGGTCTCGTAAATCGTATTACTCCATTCTCTACAATGGACAATGCAAATTCTACAGGCATCAATATGCGTAACTTCGATACAGAGAAGACTTATGATGTCATGATGAATCGCTTCAAATGGGGTGGTCTTAGCAAGCCAGGACTTTACATCGATGAAACTGTAGCTCGTATGTGCTATACACATCGTCGTGAGATGGCTGACCTTGCACTTCACCTCATTGCAAAGGGTGAGAAGGCTAAAGCGTTGAAAGTATTACAGAAAGCTGAGAAGGAAATACCAAGCTATAACGTGCCAATCAGCTACATGAGTGGTTCATCAGATATGGCACGTGCATACGCATTACTTGGTCAGAAAGTAAAGGCACGCCAGCTGTATGATGATTTGTGGAAGATTTCACTTCAGTATGTAAACTACTATTTGAGTCTTGATCCTCGTCTCTTCAATATGTCTCAGAGTTCATGTAAGATGAATTTCCAGATTATGATGAATCTTGTTAACGAGAATGAGCAAGCTGATCGTGAATGGGCAAACAAACATGCAGCCCAGCTTAACAATCTTTTTGTAAGATTCAAAAATAGAGGTGGTGCATTGATGTAG
- a CDS encoding polysaccharide deacetylase family protein, with amino-acid sequence MLIEQPARWLRIFYPHALWRMDKNDHSIYLTFDDGPIPEATPFILDILDQFNAKAMFFMVADNVRKHPEIYEEVIRRGHKVGNHTYHHLGSFKHWTLTYAVDVTKADALLNTPYFRPPHGWLRHTVYWWVKQNYRVVMWDLVTRDYSKWLSAADVVNNVKRYARNGSIITFHDSLKSIDKLRTALPESLQWLKNQGYEFKVFPDDPAETF; translated from the coding sequence ATGCTAATAGAACAACCTGCACGTTGGCTACGTATCTTTTATCCACACGCTCTTTGGCGTATGGACAAGAACGATCACTCCATTTATCTCACATTTGATGATGGACCAATACCCGAAGCAACACCATTTATTCTCGACATACTTGACCAATTCAATGCAAAGGCAATGTTCTTCATGGTTGCTGACAATGTAAGAAAACATCCAGAAATCTATGAGGAAGTAATACGTCGTGGACATAAAGTGGGAAATCACACTTATCATCATCTTGGTTCTTTCAAACACTGGACACTAACCTATGCTGTAGATGTTACTAAGGCAGATGCACTTCTCAACACTCCTTATTTCCGTCCACCACACGGATGGTTACGCCATACAGTATATTGGTGGGTAAAACAAAATTATCGTGTTGTTATGTGGGACCTTGTAACACGTGATTATTCTAAATGGTTATCAGCTGCAGATGTTGTAAACAATGTAAAGCGATATGCTCGTAATGGGTCTATCATCACATTTCATGACTCTCTCAAAAGTATTGATAAACTTCGTACAGCACTCCCTGAATCATTGCAATGGCTTAAAAACCAAGGTTATGAGTTTAAAGTCTTCCCTGATGACCCTGCCGAAACATTTTAA